A DNA window from Brassica napus cultivar Da-Ae chromosome C1, Da-Ae, whole genome shotgun sequence contains the following coding sequences:
- the LOC125580786 gene encoding uncharacterized protein LOC125580786 has product MPVTPEVILPIDPFVTPEFPRFSRLAHWMDLRGIYRVPFYINGREIEKEFFQKMDDAEKNLNKEHINVAFEMLNCKRVEQGAWFRNNNLPAACFVPVRFLEVVGYAYESVRKPHKKKQTLLEGCVGELVKGLIHPKKVWLEDVDVIYGVIEDRLSYHYIGVEIQLIDNTITLFHCGLPKANIKRALNQIQELAGKNSL; this is encoded by the exons ATGCCTGTAACACCTGAGGTAATCCTTCCAATTGATCCATTTGTGACACCTGAATTTCCTCGGTTTTCAAGGCTTGCACACTGGATGGATCTACGGGGCATATATCGTGT ACCGTTTTATATCAATGGAAGAGAAATTGAAAAAGAGTTCTTTCAAaaaatggacgatgcagaaaaGAATCTCAACAAAGAG CACATAAATGTTGCATTTGAAATGCTAAATTGTAAGAGGGTTGAGCAAGGTGCTTGGTTCCGCAACAACAATCTTCCAGCAGCATGCTTTGTACCAGTCAGATTcttagaagtggttgggtacgcTTATGAATCTGTCAGGAAGCcacataagaaaaaacaaacgtTATTGGAGGGCTGTGTAGGCGAACTTGTCAAAGGTTTAATACATCCAAAGAAGGTATGGCTGGAAGATGTTGATGTTATATATGGTGTCATTGAAGATAGGTTGAGCTATCACTATATTGGGGTGGAGATACAATTGATTGATAACACAATCACACTCTTCCATTGTGGTCTTCCAAAAGCAAATATCAAACGTGCTCTTAATCAAATCCAAGAACTGGCAGGTAAAAACTCTTtgtga
- the LOC106431036 gene encoding mucin-17-like produces the protein MEENLKSMKDRMSLLEEENMHLRARVSELEGNNNVFPTNVTQQRSSGTPLSPMSHTQPSSETPLSPMSQQPNLTHEETMIESAASPKSQQNEDYTQPSSETPLSPMSQQPNLTHEETMNESDDDTPALDTQVFSPNLTKEKETSESPAERPSNPNQDGKPDDEIVREKLTRESPAAQSQVSQKETVEMNETPSSPIAPKSIETPVYTPSQTQQIEREPSDDTPALDSQVFTPNLTKERETQTSTDETPPKTNQEEGKTNDEIVIESPAAQTQVLQKETLEMNETPSSPISPKSIEAQVFTPIQKQQTVTEGTYEATQPLTEIISANNKKEDTHAVHHTPSSPLSSLIALVIEENKNALSETETATQYFSLSEGEETQSSRKNQAEENLKDTTKHTTELVSTDVSKTQPLTQPLTQPLTQQTQHLQTSEGEQSDETPSEQNQAEENLKDTTEPTTELVSTEPTTEPTTEHVSKIPPITQKTEHLQTSAIDFSETNEVEVSRLLAHFQIGAEVEILSTDDEIWYPGKVVDLKLCEGLEELTVEYTTLFADQHRLQKLQDTITADKIRPATPTSDQKSFEMMDKVEVFYNNGWSSGQISMVLGDNTYSVCLYTSMETILFKHSDLRIHREWKDGVWKMADKVKPDKKRKAAASSQNSGMDNVFLRRSERVPKRSRDTKTPFKSDRNPALTVIPEIIPAVDPFSTPAEHKLSRLQNWMTLKPGMHETSLSINDNKIRKSFFQSMENAKKDLKKEHIDGAFAMLNCRRNENAAWFHNYKIPKACFLPMEFLHCLLSHDLAYKKEKVKGKKIFNDLFKDIVRGKVYPEKTWGEDVDVVYGITLGKKKQCLDWDGNSFEEEKNHSI, from the exons ATGGAGGAGAATCTGAAGAGCATGAAGGATCGAATGTCATTACTGGAAGAAGAAAACATGCATCTTAGAGCCCGTGTGTCAGAGTTGGAAGGAAACAACAATGTTTTTCCCACTAACGTGACACAACAG CGATCCAGTGGgacacctttatctccaatgtctcacacgcaaccatcgagtgagacgcctttatctccaatgtctcaacagcctaatttgacacatgag GAGACAATGATTGAATCAGCTGCATCTCCAAAGTCTCAACAAAATGAG GATTACACGCAACCATCGAGTGAGacgcctttatctccaatgtctcaacagcctaatttgacacatgag GAGACAATGAATGAATCAGATGATGACACTCCTGCCCTTGATACTCAAGTATTCTCTCCTAATCTGACaaaagag AAAGAAACAAGTGAGTCACCTGCTGAGAGGCCATCCAATCCTAATCAAGATGGAAAACCAGATGATGAG attgtgaGAGAGAAATTAACAAGGGAGTCACCTGCTGCTCAGAGTCAAGTTTCGCAGAAAGAAACAGTGGAAATGAATGagacaccttcttctccaataGCTCCAAAGAGTATTGAAACTCCCGTTTATACTCCAAGTCAGACTCAGCAG ATTGAGAGAGAGCCATCGGATGACACGCCTGCCCTTGATAGTCAAGTTTTCACTCCTAATCTGACaaaagag AGGGAAACACAAACCTCTACTGATGAGACGCcacccaaaactaatcaagaagaaggaaaaacaaatgatgag ATTGTGATTGAGTCACCTGCTGCTCAGACTCAAGTTTTGCAAAAAGAAACACTGGAAATGAATGagacaccttcttctccaatatCTCCAAAGAGTATTGAGGCTCAAGTTTTTACTCCAATTCAGAAACAGCAG acgGTAACAGAGGGAACGTATGAGGCTACACAGCCATTGACTGAGATCATTTCAGCAAACAATAAAAAG GAGGATACACATGCTGTGCATCACACACCTTCCTCTCCATTGTCTTCACTAATTGCACTAGTtattgaagaaaataagaatgctttg AGTGAGACAGAAACTGCGACCCAATATTTTTCTCTAAGTGAGGGAGAGGAGACACAATCAAGCAGAAAGAATCAAGCAGAAGAAAATCTCAAGGATACTACAAAACATACAACTGAGCTAGTTTCCACAGATGTTTCGAAGACACAGCCTCTTACACAGCCTCTTACACAGCCTCTTACTCAGCAAACACAGCACCTTCAGACAAGTGAGGGAGAGCAATCCGATGAGACACCATCAGAGCAGAATCAAGCAGAAGAAAATCTCAAGGATACTACAGAACCTACTACTGAGCTAGTTTCCACAGAGCCTACTACTGAACCTACTACTGAGCATGTTTCGAAGATACCGCCTATTACTCAGAAAACAGAGCATCTTCAGACAAGTGCTATAGATTTTTCAGAAACAAACGAG GTTGAAGTAAGCAGGCTTCTAGCTCACTTTCAAATAGGCGCAGAGGTTGAGATTTTGTCTACTGATGACGAAATATGGTATCCAGGAAAGGTTGTTGATCTTAAACTGTGTGAAGGACTAGAGGAGCTGACAGTTGAGTACACGACACTCTTCGCAGACCAACATAGACTTCAGAAACTTCAGGATACTATCACGGCTGACAAAATACGTCCTGCAACACCAACTAGTGACCAAAAATCCTTTGAGATGATGGATAAGGTAGAAGTCTTTTACAACAATGGCTGGAGCAGCGGACAAATTAGCATGGTACTTGGTGATAACACATACTCGGTGTGTCTCTATACTTCTATGGAAACTATTCTATTCAAACATTCAGATTTGCGAATTCATAGAGAATGGAAAGATGGAGTCTGGAAGATGGCAGATAAG GTGAAGCCTGATAAGAAAAGGAAAGCTGCTGCCTCATCACAAAATTCAGGAATGgataatgttttcctaagaagGAGCGAGAGGGTGCCTAAACGATCTAGAGACACAAAAACTCCATTCAAGTCTGACAGAAATCCGGCTTTAACTGTAATACCTGAGATTATACCTGCAGTTGATCCGTTTTCAACTCCTGCGGAACATAAGCTTTCAAGGCTTCAAAATTGGATGACATTAAAGCCCGGCATGCATGAAAC GTCCCTATCAATCAATGATAATAAGATAAGGAAATCTTTCTTTCAAAGCATGGAAAATGCAAAAAAGGACCTTAAGAAAGAG cacatTGATGGAGCCTTTGCAATGCTAAATTGCAGAAGAAATGAGAATGCTGCTTGGTTCCACAACTACAAGATTCCAAAGGCGTGCTTCCTACCTATGGAGTTCTTGCATTGCTTGCTCTCTCATGATTTGGCttacaagaaagaaaaggtcaaaggtaaaaagattttcaacgatttatttaaagatattgtAAGAGGGAAGGTATATCCAGAGAAGACATGGGGAGAAGATGTTGATGTTGTGTATGGGATTactcttggaaaaaaaaagcaatgtcTGGATTGGGATGGAAattcatttgaagaagaaaagaatcacaGTATATGA
- the LOC125579867 gene encoding uncharacterized protein LOC125579867 translates to MEVLCICGQWISKEYLQWEFLVDLKRNASIISIEEDLLYEDLMKIVSEDFSVKEEKISLSYGVSTVPSNALPDFSPVHIRLLQSLLYEGVSTVPLNALPDFSPVHIGLSPTTRGAGDIKVNSYFKTKRELMLRMKKWALEWKFEYKTVSSNKSRVLLSCVDENCTWRMRAIKLPLSDFFVVKKYVHEHTCDTTHRKANHRQASAKLLGSLICSNYGEKKEGLKPKQIIEQVRMLHGVHINYKQAWRVREEAQILVRGTPEDSYYNLSRWLYKITETNPGSLTYQHVDAAGKFKYAFVAFGPSIRGFSLMRRVIAVDGTFLKGKFNGTLLAACAQDGNYHLYPLAFAVVDAENGASWKWFFRGLSQKIPDASDLVFVSDRANSISSALEDVYPLSHHGICRIHLLRNITPTYAKTGLLPLVESAADAYTCHEFWLIFKDIKDKCPELAKYLEDSDFRKWARSYAPANRLGAAMLLNVYQVDRSEFEVKNETMKFVVDLEKRHCTCNVFDIDKIPCIHAIAAAKHIKRDENLFVDASHLTETWAKAYAESIHPGGELSTSTYPENIDELSCPPPATKKKSGRPPTKRKRSVGEFGVPGSKSQSHKCSRCGTGGHNKSTCERPIG, encoded by the exons ATGGAAGTTTTGTGCATCTGTGGACAATGGATCTCAAAAGAATATCTCCAGTGGGAGTTTCTTGTTGATTTGAAGAGGAATGCATCAATCATTTCCATAGAAGAAGATCTACTGTATGAAGATTTGATGAAGATTGTCTCTGAAGATTTTAGTGTTAAAGAGGAAAAAATCAGTTTGAGTTATG GTGTTTCTACAGTTCCTTCGAATGCTCTTCCGGATTTTAGTCCTGTCCATATTAGACTTTTGCAG AGTCTTCTATATGAAGGTGTTTCTACAGTTCCTCTGAATGCTCTTCCGGATTTTAGCCCTGTCCATATTGGACTTTCACCAACCACGAGAGGAGCTGGCGATATTAAGGTGAATAGCTATTTTAAGACAAAGAGAGAGTtgatgttgaggatgaagaaatgggcTTTAGAGTGGAAGTTTGAGTACAAGACTGTCTCTTCTAACAAGTCAAGAGTGCTTTTGAGTTGTGTTGATGAAAATTGCACGTGGAGGATGCGTGCTATCAAGCTacctctttcagattttttcgttGTTAAAAAGTATGTTCATGAGCATACATGCGATACAACACACAGGAAAGCCAACCACAGACAAGCATCTGCAAAGTTGTTGGGTTCTTTGATTTGCAGCAATTATGGAGAAAAAAAGGAAGGTCTCAAACCGAAACAGATCATTGAACAGGTCAGGATGCTGCATGGTGTTCACATCAATTACAAACAAGCTTGGAGAGTGAGAGAAGAAGCTCAGATTTTGGTTAGAGGGACTCCTGAAGACAGCTATTACAATTTGTCTAGGTGGTTGTATAAAATCACAGAAACAAACCCTGGTTCCTTGACTTATCAACATGTGGATGCTGCAGGAAAGTTCAAGTATGCATTTGTGGCTTTTGGTCCTTCGATAAGGGGATTCTCATTGATGAGGAGAGTTATTGCAGTAGATGGTACATTTCTGAAGGGAAAATTCAATGGGACTTTATTGGCAGCTTGTGCTCAAGATGGGAATTATCATCTATATCCTCTCGCCTTTGCAGTGGTTGACGCAGAAAATGGCGCCTCTTGGAAATGGTTCTTTAGAGGTTTGAGCCAGAAGATCCCGGACGCTTCGGATCTTGTTTTTGTATCAGACAGGGCTAACTCCATTTCTTCAGCGTTGGAGGATGTATATCCCTTATCTCACCATGGAATTTGCAGGATCCATCTGCTCCGCAACATCACTCCTACATATGCGAAGACTGGGTTGCTACCTCTGGTGGAAAGCGCTGCTGATGCCTATACGTGTCACGAGTTCTGGTTAATCTTCAAGGACATAAAGGATAAATGTCCTGAATTGGCTAAGTATCTGGAAGATTCTGATTTTAGGAAGTGGGCACGAAGCTATGCGCCTGCGAACAG GTTAGGGGCCGCAATGTTGTTGAATGTGTATCAAGTTGATCGAAGCGAGTTTGAGGTGAAGAATGAAACAATGAAGTTTGTTGTTGACTTGGAGAAGCGGCATTGCACATGTAATGTTTTCGACATTGACAAGATCCCTTGCATCCATGCCATCGCTGCTGCTAAGCATATCAAGAGAGATGAAAACCTTTTTGTTGATGCTTCTCACTTGACAGAAACGTGGGCTAAAGCTTATGCTGAAAGCATACATCCTGGTGGAGAGTTGTCAACGTCCACCTATCCAGAGAATATTGATGAACTGTCTTGCCCACCTCCagctaccaaaaagaaaagtggACGCCCTcctacaaagagaaagagatccgtTGGCGAGTTTGGGGTTCCTGGATCTAAATCTCAGTCCCACAAGTGCAGCAGATGTGGCACAGGAGGGCACAACAAGAGCACATGCGAGAGGCCTATAGGATGa
- the LOC125579868 gene encoding uncharacterized protein LOC125579868 translates to MGDSVPLKLALPELKYPIGSQPKQKSAINQYSGSEYISIVDSILKPDEMIRVLGSFLGPIMKLSERGLKLSAKMVYAILTRSIVSVKENEAWFHFGAQPMRFSIREFHMMTGLKCSGALEGPRRETDRFNWELLKGRSHKLSDVVEQLRNTREDASEERVCLAMLILVESILLRKSKGGSFPLEYAKNAQDMTYPWGKEAYIVLLKSIQNAVANHLENKSKFELQGYPLVFLLWILESIPLLRNKFSKCVPTVEVPGPTYLCEKYTEVENPSLDRVLQVEADTKLKVHCILPSIPHDPEDDISIEDKYSDELETLKDVTKKGYKLTADDWENRCVDTFETLDALIQMMANKETGQASTPIDEDSVNEKVNRIMR, encoded by the exons atgggAGATTCAGTACCTCTAAAACTAGCACTGCCAGAGCTGAAGTATCCTATTGGTTCACAGCCAAAGCAAAAGTCAGCAATCAACCAATATTCCGGCTCAGAGTATATCTCCATTGTTGACAGCATCCTAAAACCAGATGAGATGATAAGAGTCCTAGGATCATTTCTGGGACCTATAATGAAGCTCAGTGAGAGAGGATTGAAGTTATCAGCAAAGATGGTCTACGCCATTCTCACTAGAAGCATCGTTTCTGTCAAGGAGAATGAAGCCTGGTTCCATTTCGGTGCGCAGCCAATGAGGTTCTCTATAAGAGAATTTCATATGATGACAGGCTTGAAATGTAGTGGTGCATTAGAAGGACCACGAAGGGAAACCGATAGATTTAATTGGGAATTGCTAAAGGGGCGTAGTCATAAGTTAAGTGACGTGGTGGAACAGCtcagaaacacaagagaagatgcTTCTGAGGAGAGAGTATGCCTCGCAATGCTCATCCTGGTAGAGAGCATATTATTGCGGAAGAGCAAAGGAGGGAGTTTTCCTTTGGAATATGCGAAAAATGCACAGGATATGACATATCCATGGGGGAAAGAGGCTTACATTGTGCTCCTGAAGTCAATTCAAAACGCTGTCGCGAATCATTTGGAGAATAAATCCAAATTTGagttgcaaggttatcctctagTATTCCTTCTTTGGATACTAGAGTCGATTCCTTTGCTAAGGAATAAGTTCAGTAAGTGTGTACCAACAGTTGAGGTTCCTGGGCCGACTTACTTGTGTGAAAAATACACTGAGGTAGAGAATCCATCACTTGATAGGGTTTTACAGGTTGAAGCTGATACAAAG CTGAAGGTCCATTGCATACTACCTTCTATTCCTCATGATCCAGAAGATGATATCTCCATTGAAGACAAATATAGTGACGAGCTGGAAACACTGAAAGATGTAACAAAGAAAGGGTACAAGCTTACAGCCGATGACTGGGAAAATAGGTGTGTAGACACATTTGAAACATTGGATGCTCTTATTCAAATGATGGCAAATAAGGAGACTGGCCAAGCTTCTACTCCGATTGATGAGGATTCAGtaaatgaaaaagtgaacaggatCATGAGGTAA